One Lytechinus variegatus isolate NC3 chromosome 14, Lvar_3.0, whole genome shotgun sequence genomic region harbors:
- the LOC121427492 gene encoding uncharacterized protein LOC121427492 yields the protein MMAGAKGFSSDFASGHDRWLALQQVSQKILSRAGTLNTMEDRELERVTRQLKFKENLKQSQYDITEKQLKSNLKDHFLYNTALQESVRAKNKSRKRQAFLPSIPPTAEMRPFGRYSGRTHSRMTSAMNRLDHKFSHKEEEKTAKLVVECRTESDVNINRSLTTEQILTAKDMPLSERLTFESVTRFRELIGKAKAQAVLDRLRKRIAERKEREKGMKVLKKSKGLFQTETTHFT from the coding sequence ATGATGGCTGGCGCTAAAGGGTTTAGTAGCGACTTCGCTAGCGGCCATGATCGATGGCTTGCTCTGCAACAGGTCAGCCAGAAGATACTGAGTCGAGCTGGTACTCTCAACACCATGGAAGATCGTGAGCTTGAACGGGTCACAAGACAGTTAAAATTCAAAGAGAACCTCAAACAATCACAGTATGACATAACGGAGAAACAActgaaatcaaacttaaaaGATCACTTTCTCTACAACACCGCTTTGCAAGAAAGCGTCCGCGCAAAGAACAAATCTCGCAAACGCCAAGCATTCTTACCCAGTATTCCGCCAACCGCAGAGATGAGGCCGTTTGGTCGTTACAGTGGACGAACCCATTCCAGAATGACGTCAGCCATGAATCGTCTTGATCACAAGTTCTCGCATAAGGAAGAGGAAAAAACGGCCAAGTTGGTCGTCGAGTGTCGGACAGAGAGTGATGTCAATATCAACAGGAGTCTAACCACAGAACAGATTCTGACTGCTAAAGACATGCCACTTTCGGAGAGACTCACTTTTGAAAGCGTGACCAGGTTTCGAGAACTGATTGGAAAAGCTAAAGCACAAGCGGTCTTGGACAGACTACGGAAGCGAATAGCGGAAAGGaaggagagggagaaaggaatgAAAGTTCTGAAAAAATCGAAGGGTCTTTTTCAAACGGAGACAACACATTTCACCTAG